The following are encoded together in the Bacteroidales bacterium genome:
- a CDS encoding helix-hairpin-helix domain-containing protein, producing the protein MLRSYFQFTRKERNGILFLFIIIALVWFAYASLDYFFKPNIHDYSQFEKQIDTFYASIEDNPAKIKNTPQDTLAYNRDTCFVDINHPQIEHLRCLGIKEHLAKTWINYTQKGGKFKTIDGLKKLWGMNDSIFNAIAPYLMLNTNDTPTNLKNYSKSNDTPPYLKKAEKKIEMVELNTADTNQLIALPGIGNSFASRIIKYRNRLGGFYNKEQLKEIYGFNQELYEKISPYIYVDVFEIKKVNINTGDYSTLIQNPYFTKEAVKAILQYRKKTGKINNADDLLIHQIVSEDEWNKLKWYVAF; encoded by the coding sequence TTTCAGTTTACACGAAAAGAACGAAACGGAATTCTTTTTTTATTTATCATAATTGCATTGGTGTGGTTTGCTTACGCTTCGTTAGATTATTTCTTCAAGCCTAATATACACGACTATAGCCAATTTGAGAAACAAATAGATACGTTTTATGCATCTATTGAAGATAATCCGGCTAAGATAAAAAATACCCCACAAGACACCTTAGCATATAACCGCGATACCTGTTTTGTAGATATTAACCACCCACAAATAGAACATTTACGATGTCTTGGCATAAAAGAACATCTGGCAAAAACTTGGATAAATTACACTCAGAAAGGTGGCAAATTTAAAACAATCGATGGATTAAAGAAATTATGGGGCATGAACGACAGTATTTTCAACGCCATTGCTCCATATTTAATGCTTAACACCAATGATACCCCAACAAACCTAAAAAACTATTCAAAATCAAACGATACTCCTCCATATTTAAAAAAAGCAGAAAAAAAGATTGAAATGGTTGAATTAAATACGGCTGACACAAATCAGTTAATAGCATTACCGGGGATTGGAAACTCTTTTGCATCGCGTATTATAAAGTATCGCAACCGATTAGGCGGATTTTACAACAAAGAACAATTGAAAGAAATTTATGGCTTTAATCAAGAGCTTTACGAAAAAATAAGTCCTTATATATACGTAGATGTATTTGAAATTAAAAAAGTAAACATCAATACAGGCGATTATTCTACCTTGATTCAAAATCCCTATTTTACAAAAGAAGCTGTCAAAGCCATTCTACAATACCGAAAAAAAACGGGCAAAATAAACAATGCAGATGATTTATTGATTCATCAGATTGTATCTGAAGACGAATGGAATAAATTAAAATGGTACGTAGCGTTTTAG
- the rlmN gene encoding 23S rRNA (adenine(2503)-C(2))-methyltransferase RlmN → MIKPFLRNISKDEWSQWLLSIGEKTFRVKQIEEWLWKKGIHEIDEMTNLPESLRTKIKESFSWDRIRLLTFQKASDATLKAAFELYDKQIVEGVVIPSDERFTACISTQVGCPVKCAFCATGQLGFMRNLSHGEIFDQVIDLNSLSLKQFGHSLTNIVVMGMGEPLLNYDNTIKAIHTICNKDGLGWSAQRITLSTVGIPEGIKKLADEKLGVELAISLHSAIQEKRETLIPFAKKYSLEKLLDALKYYTQKTQQKITFEYLMLDGVNDGDKDARALIRYSSHVNAKINLISYNSVDDKNFKSSSIEQIEHFKTLIKSKNFIVKHRKSRGIDIDAACGQLANKILKK, encoded by the coding sequence ATGATAAAACCTTTTCTTAGAAACATTAGCAAAGATGAGTGGTCGCAATGGTTGCTATCCATAGGCGAAAAAACATTTCGTGTTAAACAAATTGAAGAATGGCTCTGGAAAAAAGGCATCCACGAAATAGACGAAATGACCAATTTGCCAGAATCTTTACGAACAAAAATAAAGGAATCGTTTAGCTGGGACAGAATACGTTTATTGACCTTTCAAAAAGCTAGCGATGCCACACTCAAAGCAGCTTTCGAACTTTATGACAAACAGATTGTAGAAGGTGTTGTAATTCCATCTGATGAACGCTTTACTGCATGTATATCGACACAAGTGGGATGCCCTGTCAAATGTGCTTTTTGCGCAACGGGACAACTCGGTTTTATGCGTAATCTTAGCCATGGTGAAATATTTGACCAAGTTATTGACCTGAATAGCCTATCATTGAAGCAATTTGGGCACTCCTTGACCAATATTGTTGTGATGGGCATGGGCGAGCCATTGCTGAACTACGACAATACTATCAAAGCCATACATACTATTTGCAATAAAGATGGCTTAGGATGGTCGGCACAACGAATTACATTATCTACTGTTGGTATTCCAGAAGGTATTAAAAAGCTTGCTGACGAAAAATTGGGTGTTGAATTAGCTATATCGCTTCATTCGGCTATTCAAGAAAAACGCGAAACGCTTATACCATTTGCAAAAAAATACTCTCTCGAAAAGCTTTTAGATGCGTTGAAATATTATACACAAAAGACGCAACAAAAAATCACTTTTGAATATTTAATGCTAGATGGTGTGAATGATGGCGACAAAGATGCAAGGGCACTTATTCGTTATTCTAGCCATGTAAATGCAAAAATTAATTTAATCTCGTATAATAGTGTAGATGATAAGAACTTTAAATCGTCTTCAATCGAACAAATTGAACATTTTAAAACGTTGATAAAATCAAAGAATTTTATTGTAAAGCATCGTAAAAGTCGCGGTATAGATATTGATGCTGCATGTGGTCAGCTAGCAAATAAAATTTTAAAAAAGTAG
- a CDS encoding lamin tail domain-containing protein, which translates to MRKFYLTSLLGVFYVFSAWAQLANWPLTSDGNPANVDVNVTAGVFKKGTGLNTLSFGTSGASCSGWTSNTLPDTADYYQISIAPNTGYKVKITTISFGERRSLTGIHEYQVRISNVANFATYTTLATVTVPDDDLERDGTLTGLNIIVNNGETLYIRWYGYQAEGSTGTWRINDNTLALIGTVTPVNLNDNDSYASEPVTQVAADTISSVRTLANLAKKVFSFKINDVGTSDGLPTYVSTISIKNANSANWLQILKGAFIKANGNNVSATDTTIGQGSINFSFNSGDLVVTNGGSVDIDLYVFLKDSAIVDGTALQFIIDATCFDSYLSGSGFSTSFSAVQSNIFTIDVVGKKINLIVQPSLVFPMVPFALSCEVTDINGNRDIDFSANIQAQVTLGSGQLQSSQTLVIAAQNGVASWNDLTYNAADIFQIMLSDVNAQLTPVYTNFIYAINAPTVLDESFIDGDFSQNPTWIGSTGDFIVNTSYQLALNTTPSGSSNYSYLSTPVKLPTDSIEWQAWINLNFSPSSNNNAKYYLMADKSDLTSSALKGYYIQLGEDGSSDALKLYYQDSSTQTLLATGTLAAISSSPTVRIKVIRDAAGLWRMYADYVGGSAFVLQATANDLNFNDSIVFTGIVCKYSSTYGTGKFYFDDFYTGTVRIDTIQPTLQELNVLDSLHIDLLFTEGISLSDAQNVNNYVVNNNIGVPATAVRDNMNAALIHLTFANPFISGQPYTIAFFNLHDLAGNQIPQPLAENFMWYYVQPFDVQINEIMADPSPSVQLPEYEYLELYNRSSYPIQLKDWTLTIGTTANLLPAYQLPANGYVILCHSSAVSALSVYGDVLPVISSTTALTNSGTSLNLKSNDGRTIHYVYYSDNWYQSSFKDDGGWSLEQIDPMNPCGESANWIASSNVKGGTPGTQNSVYRSNPDVQMPDLLRAALIEPDTLILTFNETILDNQWLIPANFTVDHGIGNPITASFINNDQKKVLLVFQQAGFIKDTVYTISVDAGIKDCAGNITSSTLTTSFAIGDSIVPGSFIINEVLFYENTGGSDYVELYNPTQHTYNLKDVKWAEVDNTGQITDLYEITTEGFYLFPYDYVVITKSAKGVTSFYSTPFPKKILEMPSFPSLTSTSGRITFVNKSFEFIDDFSYTEEMHFQLLNSFKGVALERIHPELPTQDDKNWHSASQSCGFGTPTYKNSQYAHFEDNSAEITVEPEVFSPDMDGRDDILNIRYKFSEPGYVANITIFDAKGREIRRLIRNEMCGIEGYFTWDGLTDAKTKAEIGIYIVYVEVFNLNGTTHSYKKTCVVGGYLR; encoded by the coding sequence ATGCGAAAGTTTTATTTAACATCGCTTTTAGGTGTGTTTTATGTTTTTTCTGCTTGGGCTCAATTAGCTAATTGGCCATTAACTTCAGACGGAAACCCTGCTAATGTAGATGTAAATGTAACAGCTGGTGTTTTTAAAAAAGGGACGGGGCTTAATACGTTGAGTTTTGGAACCTCAGGTGCTTCTTGCTCGGGTTGGACTTCCAATACATTGCCCGATACTGCCGATTATTATCAAATCTCGATTGCTCCTAACACAGGTTATAAAGTTAAAATTACTACTATAAGTTTTGGTGAACGCCGTTCTTTAACTGGCATTCATGAATATCAGGTAAGAATATCCAATGTTGCCAATTTTGCTACTTATACTACTTTAGCAACCGTTACTGTTCCCGACGATGATTTGGAACGTGATGGCACGCTTACAGGGTTAAATATTATTGTAAATAATGGCGAGACCCTTTACATACGTTGGTATGGTTATCAAGCAGAAGGAAGCACGGGCACTTGGCGTATCAACGATAATACTTTGGCTTTAATCGGTACTGTAACTCCTGTCAATTTAAACGATAACGATAGTTATGCCTCTGAGCCAGTTACTCAGGTTGCTGCCGATACTATTTCGTCTGTTCGAACATTAGCCAATTTAGCAAAAAAAGTTTTTTCATTTAAAATAAATGATGTAGGTACTTCAGATGGTTTGCCAACTTATGTTTCGACTATATCCATTAAAAACGCCAATAGTGCCAATTGGCTTCAGATTTTAAAAGGAGCATTTATTAAAGCTAATGGTAATAATGTGAGTGCTACCGATACCACCATTGGGCAAGGTAGCATCAATTTTAGCTTTAATAGTGGCGATTTGGTTGTTACCAATGGTGGAAGTGTTGATATAGATTTATATGTCTTTCTAAAAGATTCTGCAATTGTTGATGGCACAGCATTGCAATTTATAATTGATGCCACCTGTTTTGATTCGTATTTATCAGGTTCAGGTTTTTCAACATCTTTTAGTGCTGTACAATCGAATATATTTACTATCGATGTAGTAGGGAAGAAAATAAACCTTATTGTCCAACCATCGTTAGTATTTCCGATGGTGCCTTTTGCTTTATCGTGCGAAGTTACCGATATAAATGGCAACCGCGATATTGATTTTTCTGCCAATATTCAAGCTCAGGTAACATTGGGTAGCGGACAATTACAGTCATCGCAAACACTTGTTATTGCAGCTCAAAATGGAGTAGCATCATGGAATGATTTAACTTACAATGCCGCCGATATATTCCAGATTATGCTTAGTGATGTAAATGCGCAATTAACTCCAGTATATACGAATTTTATTTATGCTATAAATGCTCCTACTGTTTTAGATGAATCGTTTATAGATGGAGATTTTAGTCAAAACCCGACATGGATTGGAAGCACCGGCGATTTCATTGTGAATACATCGTACCAGTTAGCTTTAAACACAACGCCCTCGGGTTCATCCAATTATTCATATTTATCTACTCCGGTCAAATTACCAACAGATAGTATAGAATGGCAAGCGTGGATAAATTTGAATTTTAGTCCTTCAAGCAACAATAATGCTAAATATTACCTGATGGCTGATAAAAGCGATTTAACCAGTTCTGCGTTAAAAGGCTATTATATTCAATTAGGCGAAGACGGTTCTTCGGATGCTCTTAAGTTGTATTATCAAGACAGCAGCACTCAAACATTATTGGCAACCGGTACCTTGGCTGCTATATCAAGCTCACCCACAGTGAGGATAAAAGTTATTCGCGATGCAGCAGGGTTATGGCGTATGTATGCTGATTATGTAGGTGGTTCTGCCTTTGTTTTACAAGCTACTGCTAACGATTTGAATTTTAACGACAGCATTGTGTTTACGGGTATAGTTTGCAAATATTCGTCAACCTATGGTACAGGAAAATTTTATTTTGATGATTTTTACACTGGTACGGTTCGTATTGATACTATTCAGCCAACCCTACAGGAATTAAATGTTTTAGATTCATTGCATATCGATTTGCTCTTTACCGAGGGAATTTCGTTGAGTGATGCTCAAAACGTAAATAATTATGTAGTAAACAATAATATTGGAGTCCCTGCAACAGCGGTTCGCGATAATATGAATGCGGCATTAATTCATTTAACATTTGCCAATCCTTTTATTTCGGGACAGCCATATACCATTGCTTTTTTCAATTTACACGATTTAGCAGGAAATCAAATTCCGCAACCCTTAGCTGAAAATTTTATGTGGTACTATGTTCAACCCTTTGATGTTCAGATTAACGAAATAATGGCAGACCCAAGCCCTTCGGTACAATTGCCCGAGTACGAATACCTTGAACTTTACAATCGTAGTTCGTATCCTATTCAGTTAAAAGATTGGACACTTACCATTGGAACAACCGCAAATCTTTTACCAGCATACCAATTACCTGCCAATGGTTATGTAATTTTATGCCATAGCTCTGCGGTAAGTGCTTTAAGTGTATATGGCGATGTTTTGCCTGTGATTTCGAGTACAACAGCTTTAACTAATAGCGGTACTTCGTTAAATCTTAAAAGCAATGATGGAAGAACCATTCATTATGTGTATTATTCGGATAATTGGTATCAGAGTAGTTTTAAAGATGATGGTGGTTGGAGTTTAGAACAAATAGACCCGATGAATCCATGTGGCGAATCAGCTAATTGGATAGCTTCGAGCAATGTAAAAGGAGGCACTCCAGGAACTCAAAATTCTGTTTATCGAAGCAATCCTGATGTTCAAATGCCTGATTTGCTAAGAGCCGCTTTAATAGAACCCGATACACTTATTTTAACTTTTAATGAAACCATACTTGATAATCAATGGTTAATACCTGCAAATTTTACTGTAGATCATGGTATTGGAAATCCTATTACGGCAAGCTTTATCAATAATGACCAGAAAAAAGTTTTATTAGTATTTCAGCAAGCCGGATTTATAAAAGATACCGTTTATACTATTTCGGTTGATGCCGGAATAAAAGATTGCGCTGGTAATATTACAAGTTCTACGCTTACAACCTCATTTGCAATTGGCGATAGTATTGTTCCGGGTAGCTTTATTATTAACGAAGTATTGTTTTATGAAAATACAGGAGGGAGCGATTATGTAGAACTTTACAATCCAACTCAACATACGTATAATTTAAAAGATGTAAAGTGGGCAGAAGTCGATAATACTGGGCAAATAACCGATTTATATGAAATTACGACCGAAGGTTTTTATTTGTTCCCTTACGATTATGTTGTGATAACTAAATCAGCTAAAGGAGTTACATCTTTCTATTCAACACCTTTTCCAAAGAAAATCTTGGAAATGCCTTCGTTTCCGTCTTTAACGTCAACTTCTGGGCGTATAACGTTTGTTAACAAAAGCTTCGAATTTATTGATGATTTTAGTTATACCGAAGAAATGCATTTTCAATTACTCAATTCGTTTAAAGGAGTTGCTTTAGAACGTATTCATCCCGAATTACCTACCCAAGATGATAAGAATTGGCATTCTGCTTCACAAAGTTGTGGTTTTGGAACTCCTACTTATAAAAATTCACAATACGCACATTTTGAAGATAATAGTGCCGAAATAACAGTTGAACCCGAGGTTTTCAGCCCTGATATGGATGGTCGTGATGATATTCTTAATATTCGTTATAAATTTTCTGAACCGGGTTATGTGGCTAATATTACTATTTTCGACGCCAAAGGAAGAGAAATTCGTCGTTTAATTCGTAACGAAATGTGTGGCATCGAAGGCTACTTTACGTGGGATGGCTTGACCGATGCTAAAACCAAAGCCGAAATAGGTATATATATAGTTTATGTAGAAGTGTTTAATTTAAATGGCACCACACATTCGTATAAAAAAACTTGTGTTGTTGGAGGTTATTTACGATAA
- a CDS encoding SoxR reducing system RseC family protein encodes MTEIIDHPGIIKEIKDKQTLIVSIVSTSACNHCSSKEACTMSLGSEAKEKEVEVLVNDTSNYTIGKNVIVQMNQSNGNLAVMLSYVVPLLVMIISVFVAYGLSHNEAIAGLLGLVSLVLYYLMLYFFNSKIKKRFQFRLKD; translated from the coding sequence ATGACAGAAATAATTGATCATCCTGGAATTATTAAGGAAATAAAAGATAAACAAACCTTGATTGTCAGTATTGTTTCCACTTCTGCTTGTAATCATTGTAGTAGTAAAGAGGCTTGCACAATGTCGTTAGGCAGTGAGGCAAAAGAAAAAGAGGTGGAGGTTTTGGTGAACGATACTTCTAATTATACTATAGGTAAAAATGTTATAGTTCAAATGAATCAAAGCAATGGCAATTTGGCTGTAATGTTGAGCTATGTCGTGCCATTATTAGTAATGATAATATCTGTTTTTGTGGCTTATGGACTAAGTCATAACGAAGCTATTGCCGGATTACTAGGTTTAGTATCTTTAGTCCTTTATTATTTAATGCTATATTTTTTCAATTCAAAAATCAAAAAGCGTTTTCAGTTTAGGCTTAAAGATTAG